The following nucleotide sequence is from Oceanispirochaeta sp. M1.
TGACAGCTGCCAATATCAGGAAAATCTGTGAACTTGGTCAGAAAAAAGGTATCAGATTCCAGTATGAAGGGGCTGCCTGGACACCTATTCACTCCATAGAACAGTGCCGGATGCTGGTTGAAGAAGTGGGAGTAGATAACTTCGGATTCGTTGTTGACTTCTGGCATTTCTGGGCAAGCCGTGGCGGAACTCCTGAGGATATTGCAAAGTTAAACAGCAATATGATTTACGGAGTTCATATTGCAGACGGCTTCAGACCTGCAGAGGGTGAGGCCTGGGTTGATGAAACTCTTCTGAGAGGAGCTCTGCCGGGAGATGGTGAGATCAATATTGCTGAATGGATAGATGCCGTTAAATCTACGGGTTATGACGGGTACTACTCTGGAGAAATCCTCTGTCATAAATTGTGGGAAGCAGATCTGATTGATATTGCTTCTGATACTCTTTCCAGGATGAAAAAGTATTTTTAAACTGCTGCTGAAGAAGCAGATTAAATCGGCCGGAATCTGAATAGATAAGTCAGTTCCGGCTTAAAAAATTGAAAATTGGAGATTCCCATGTTTAATGAAGAAAAAAGATTGGACCGCCCTTACAGATGGGCAATGATAGGTGGCGGACGAGGCAGCCAGATAGGTTATATACATAGATCGTCTGCTCTTCGGGATGGACTGTTTGAACTTGTTGCAGGTGCATTTGATATCAATCCTGAACGGGCAAAGAGTTTCGGTACCGCCATCGGGGTGAATGAAGATCGATGCTATGCGGATTATAAAGAGATGCTTGCCCGTGAAGCTGGTCGGGATGACGGAGTAGAAGTCGTCTCTATTGCTACTCCCAACAAATTTCATTACCAGATGTGTAAAGATTCTCTGGAAGCAGGTCTGCATATTGTCTGTGAAAAACCCCTTTGTTTTACTTCTGCCGAAGCCGAAGAGCTGAAGAAAATTGCAGAAGAAAATAAGCGGATGATCTGTGTCACCTATGGCTATACAGGGCATCAGATGGTTCATCAGGCTCGTAAAATGATCGAAAACGGTGACCTGGGAGAGATCAGGATCATCAATATGCAGTTTGCCCACGGCTGGCACTCTGAAGAAGTTGAAGCCAATGATCCCGGCACCAAATGGAGAGTCTCTCCTGAAGTTGCCGGTCCGACTTATGTCCTTGGAGATATCGGTACTCACAGTCTTTATATGGCTGAACTTATGGTTCCTGATTTCAAAATTGAGAAACTCATGTGTTCCAGACAGAGCTTTATCAAGAGCAGGGCTCCCCTTGAGGATAATGCCTTTGTTCTGATGAATCTTAAGGGTGGTGCTGTTGCCAATCTCTGGGCGTCCGCTGTTAATGCCGGAGGCATACATGAGCAGAAAATCAGGGTAGTCGGCAGCAAGGCAAGTATTGAGTGGTGGGATGAGCATCCTAACCAGCTTTCATATGAAATTCAGGGTCAGCCTAAACAGCTTCTGGATCGAGGACATGGATATCTTTACAGTGATGATGCCTGTGTGGCTGCTGATAGAATCGGATGCGGACATTCTGAAGGTCTCTTCGAGTCCTGGTCCAATCTTTATAATGCATTCGGCTTTGCAATGAAAGCAGCTGATAACAATGATAAAAAGGCTCTGGAGAGTCTGGAATTCCCTGGAATTGACGCTGGAATTGATGGTGTCAAATTTCTGGAGAACTGTGTGGAGTCAGCAGACAACGGCTCTATATGGGTCGACTTTAAATAATAAATATCCCCGGATTTAATTCTATCTCCGGGGTATTCAAATCTTAAAAGCAAAAAATCTTAGCATCGACAAATCTTAGCACCAACAGGTAAATAGTAATGGATCAGGCCGCATCAGGTATTCTTAAAATCGTAATCTTTCTTCTACTGGGTGTTCTATTCAGAAAAAAATCTGTTCTGAATCAGCAAAGTATAGAAGGGTTGAAAAAAATAATTCTGTACCTGGCCATCCCCTCCATATTATTTCTCTCTTTTTCAAGGCTCGATTTTAATTTAAGTTTTTTACCCGTGACCGCAGCAGTATTCAGTATCAATTTTATTATGTTCTGGTTTGGAGTCCTGATTTTTAAATCAAGGGGTTCGAAACATAGACTACTGCCACTAAGCCTCTCTACAATGAATTTTGCTCTACTTGGAATACCCTTATATGATGCTGTTTATGGCATTGAAAATCTCCATCACTATACTGTCCTCGGGGTGGGTAATGAGATTTTTATCTGGTTTGTTTTCTACTTTATGTTCCGGTGGTTCTTGAGTTCAGAACATGCTGAATCCACTGAGTGGAAATCATTCTATAAGAATCCGGTTATCTGGGGAATTATTCTTGGCTGCATGGCCGGTCTGTTCAAAATTGATATTACTGCCGGTGATAACTTCATTGTCTCATCTGTCTCCGATGTAATAGTCAGTGCTTCAAAACTGACAACCCCTCTTATACTTGTTTTTATAGGGTTCAACATATCTCTTTCATCGAAATACACTTTCCAGAGTTTAAAGTATGTATTGTTGAGACTTACATCCATGTATTTCCTGGGATACATCATAAAATATTTTGTTATAGATCATTTTTTTGAACCTTCTAAGATGGGAAATTCTGCATATTTTTTGCTCCTTTCTCTTCCCCCTGTTTTCTCTCTTCCAATTCTTGCTGATGAGTATCTGGAGAGTGATGAACTTTTTCTGCTCAATAATGTAATTGTGCTGCATGCGGTGATTACAATAGTGCTTTTTTCTGTATATTCAATCTTTGTTAAATGAAATAATCAGGAGAGTGTATTCCAGCTTTTGTAATATTAAAAGAAGGCCGGTATACAAGTGATAGGCCGGCCTTCGATTCAATACTGATTAAAGTTCAATCTCCATAAAGGGGATGGCAAAAACCTTAATCCCCTCCTGTGGAAAGCGCTCTTTCACCTTCCTGATGCCCCTTGCATAGCTTCGGGCATTCTCTTCACTGCAGTAGATAATCAGCATGAAATTTTCTTCAGGCCATACTCCGTCTCCCTGCCGGGGAACCTGCCGCCCCTGTCCATGGACGCTTCCCACTCTTGAAAAGCGGAGATCCTCCACCTCAGTTCCCAGGGCATCTTTGATATCTTGTTCAACCGTATTATTGGCTATTATTTCCAGTCTGATCATTTATATTTCCTTCTGTTCATAAGGGCGAAAAGCAGGGGAGTTACAAAGAGGGTCATCAATGAGCTGACCAGGAGTCCCCCGATAATTGTCTGAGCAATAGGCTGCACCTGTTCCGTACCGGCTCCTCCCATAAAGGCAAGGGGATACATTCCCAGTATTGTGGTGAAAGTTGTCATCAGGATGGGTTTGAGTCGGTTCCCAGCCGCATTCACACAAGCCTCAACCAGATTCTCTCCCCGTTTGAGGAGCATCTTAGTATAGTCTACCATAACTATTCCATTGTTTACGACCAGACCCACAAGAACTACGAGTCCCACAGCAGACATTATGCTGAAGCTGGAGCCGGTGATAAGGTATAGAAGAACAACACCGATGAGCATCAGGGGAATTGTCATAAAGATGATAAAGGGATCTTTCAACGACTCAAACTGTGCCGCCATTACCCCAAAGACCAGGATCAGTGCAATAACCAGAATTATAACCATCTGGGTACCCTGTTCGGCTATGTCCTTGAAGTCTCCCCCCATGCTTATGGTGACACCATCGGGAACTATCACTTGATCTGCAAGCAGAGCATTGATATCAGCCTGGGCTTCAGTTGAAGAGTATCCTTGATTCAGTCCCCCCAGGATGTGGATGGTACGCTGTTCATTTTCTCTGCTGATGGCAACAGGTCCGGTACTTCTCTCCAGATGGGCAACATTGGATACGGCAATCCTGGTACCGGAACTATTTACAACAAAAATCTTGTTCAGGTCGGGGATGCTGCTTTTGTCCTCTTCTCTCAGAATAACCTGAACATCCAGTTCCTCTCCGTCTACCCTGTATCGGGTGGCGGTTTTTCCCTGAATACTGGCGCTGACTTCATTGGCTACAGTATACATATCCACACCCAGGCTGTAGGCCCTGTCTCTGTCGATAACCAGCTCGATCTGGGGCAGTCCCTTGTCCATATCCATACTGAGATCCTGTACTTTCGGCAGGTTTGCTTTCATCAGTTCAACTAAGTCATCAGAAAAGGATATTGCCTGATCAAGACTGTCTGACTGAATAACAAGGTCAACAGGATTACTGTTCCCCATTCCCGGTCTCATACTCGTAAACTCAAGTGTTGCCGCCGGGAAATCATTGAACCAGGTTCTTACCATGGTTTTCATCTCATCAGCCGTCATTGTCTGGTTCTGGTAATCAGGGAGTTTTACCTCAACAGATGCCTTATTGGATTCTACAGAACCACCGAACATGCCAGATTCCCCGATGGTTACAACCATATTTTCGTAATGACCGGCCATTTCATATTCTATATTATCAACCAGTTGACGGACCTGCTGCTCTGTTTCATCAAGAGCTGTACCAGTGGGCAGCTCCATGGATACCGTAAAAGAATCTTCACTCATGGACGGTGTCAAAACCATACCCATCTTAGGTATCTGCAACATGGTGAGTGCAAAGAGGAGAAAGATAAACAGCAGGGTTTTCTTTTTGTGATTCATCAATGCGGCAAGAAGCTTTTTGTAGCCATTATCCAGAGCATTGAAGCCTGCTTCAAAGGCATTATCTATTTTTTTCAGTGCCTTGTTTTTAAGAGGTTTCTGGGTTCTTGTTCTTACCTTGAGGTAGTTGGCCGACAGAGTAGGGACCAGTGTAATTGCTACTATCAGAGATACTGACATAGCGATGATAATGGTCCAAGAAAGAGATTTGAATATCTGCCCGAACATTCCGATGTTGTCTGCAAAAAGAACCATGGGGATAAATACACAGATCGTTGTCAGTGTAGATGCAGTTATTGATTTTACCATCTCTCTGTTTCCAAGGATGGCAGAGGCCTTGAGTCTGGTTCCCCGTTCTCTGTAGCGGAAAATATTTTCAAGAATAACAATAGAGTTGTCTACAACCATTCCCAGACCGAGGATTATCCCGGTAAGTGTCATAAGGTTCAATGACAGGCCCATGAAATACATAAACAGGATTGTCACAAAAATAGATATGGGGATGGAGAGGGCAATGATCAATGTACTGGACCAGGTTCGTAAAAAGAAAAAGAGTACAACCATGGCCAGGAGGATTCCCTGAAAGAGTGAGCTGTAGGTCTGATTCATAACGGAACGAATAGAAGAGGAGCTATCAGAAAGAACCAATACTTCCATTCCTGCAGGAAGAGCATTGTTGATACTTTTAATTTCATCCTGAATCTTGTCGGAAACATCTATACTGTTGGCATCTGACTCTTTCTGCACTGAAAGAGTTATACCTGTGAGACCGTTTATATAGACCCGATTTTCTTCATCTTCAAAAGCCAGAGAGACTTCAGCCACATCTTTGAGGCGTATAACTTTAGATGAGCTGTCAGGTCCGCCTGCAATATTTGAGATAATCACATTTTCAATATCTTCAAGACTGCTGAATTCCGCATCTGTTCTTATCAGAAAATCTGTCCCTTTTTCTTCAATACTTCCGGAGCCCAGCTGATAATTCTGTGCAGCCAGAGAGGATGATACACGGCTCAGGGTCAAATTATAGGCTTCAAGGCGATTTTGAGACACATCGATTCTGACAATCTCCTGCTGTCCTCCCTTAACAGATACAGTCGCCACTCCGCTTATCCTTTCAACAAGAGGCTGAATTGTATCTTCGGCGACTTTACGCAGTTCATTCTGGGATTGAGAGCCTTCGACTGCCAGGGTCATGACGGGCATCATGTCTGAACTCATCTTAAATATAATGGGGCTGTTAGCATCATCGGGGATCATATTTGATGCCAGTTCGAGTTTATCTCGAACATCATTTGTTGCAAGATCAAGATCTTTTGAAAAATCAAATTCAAGCATAATCATACTGGACCCTTCGGAAGAGGTAGAGCTTATCTCTTTAAGATCACTCACATTGGAAAGCTGCTGTTCCAGCATTTCTGTGACATTTTTTTCAACATCCTCCGGTCCTGCCCCCGGATATGAGGTCATGACCAGGATTGAAGGCATTTCCATATCGGGAAACATCTCTACCGGGATACTCGGAACAAGAAAAGCAGCCAATCCTATAAGAAGGGCAAAAACAATGGAGACTGCAACGGGTCTGTTAACTACGGTTTCGGTGATATTCATTTACAGTATTTCCTTATGAGTTTACTTTCACAGCAGACCCGGGCTGCAGCATTGTCTGTCCCAGGGTTACAAGCTGTTCACCTTCTGAGATGCCGCTTAAAACGATGGTTCTTCCATCTATGGAGAGTCCAGTTTCAATGATTTTCATTTCAGCCTTCATATCCTGGGAGATTACATAAACATATTTCCCGTCTTCAGAGTTCTGAATGCTGTTGCTTGGAATCACCAGGGCATTTGTGTATTTGGCTGTAATTAAATATGCCGATCCGAACATTCCGGATTTTATTCTTTTATCTGTTTTATCAAGATTCAGTTTTATTTCCAGTGTCCTGGAGTTTCTGTCCAGCACGGGGCTGATCTCAGTAATGGAAGCCTCAAAGAATTCATTTTCATAGGGTTCAAAACTGATCAGGGCCTTCTGACCGAGTGCTACAGAGGCCATATCTTTCTCTGATATAAAACTCTGAATCTGCAGTGATGAGAGGTCTCCCACTGTAGCCAGGGGGACTTGAGGAGAGGATATGGTAGCTCCCACGTTATAGGGCAGGTCCGTAATCGTTCCGTTGATGGTGGATTTAACAGGGCTTGCAACATATTTCTGTCCAGGCAGAGAAGGGTCTACTTCTGCAATGATATCTCCCTTGCGTACATAGGTACCAAGGCTTACATTGAGTTTTGTCAGTTTTCCCGTGGCATCCGGATAGATTTCAACAGTTGTTTCTGCAATAACATCTCCATTGAACTTCAGGTAATCTTCAATACTGCTCAGTTCAATGCTTTGAGTCAGGACTGTGTAAACAGTCTCTTCCTCTATTTTATTTTTGGGAGCTCTCGGACCAATCTGTGCTTTTTGAGCATTCTCGGAAATGGGGGCATTGCTTATGAGAGTATTAATTCCCATGCCACCAATAACTACAACAATCAGGATAATCAGTACAAGCCCTGTGATTCGGCCTTTCTTCTCTTTTTTCTTATTCATATAACCCTCCGGCAATTTAAATTCAGTTCTTATACCGGATAGTAATGCAGGATCTGTGCCAAGTTCTGTAAGTTGTGTTTAGAGGGGTTTAAAAGCTGATTTCAGGAGAGGAGCTGTGCAGATATTGCGCAGTTCTCAACAAATGCACAGCTCGGTGAGGGAAATGGAATTATTCCGCTTTGTCCAGATTGAATTCCTGTATTTTGTTTATAATTGTACGCCGGGATATACCCAGCTCTTTCGCAGCTCGGCTGCGGTTCCCTTCCCATCGCCTGAGGGCCTGGATAATTGACTCTTTCTCCATCTCTTTCAGAGTGCGTCCCGCCTTTCCTGATTCCAGTGCGGTCATTGTAGAAACCGGAGCCTGAAGGTCTATGTCCGTATCCTGAAGTTCATTGCCTTCACAGAAAATCATGGATCTCTCCAGAATATTTTCGAGTTCTCTGATATTTCCGGGAAAATCATGGGTTTTCAAAATCTCCCAGGCCTTGTCTGAGAGCCCCTGCAGATTTAGATCCATTTTTTGGTTCAGTTTTTCAATAAGGAAACCCGTCAGCCGGGGAAGATCATCCATGCGTTCCCGAAGGGAGGGAATCTCCAGCCGGGCTATATTGAGTCTGTAATACAGGTCTTCACGGAACAGACCCTCTTTGACCATCTCTTCCAGTCTGCGGTTAGTGGCTGTAATAATACGGGCTGTAATGTCTATCTCTTCCAGTCCTCCAAGACGGCGGAACTTCTTTTCCTGTAAGACCCGGAGCATCTTTACCTGCAAAGAGAGGGGCATTTCACCAATTTCATCCAGAAAAAGACTCCCCCCCGATGCCTGCTCAATGAGACCTTTTTTTTGTTTATCAGCCCCTGTAAAGGCCCCTTTTTCATAGCCGAAGAGCTCACTTTCAATAAGATTTTCGGGGACTCCTCCAATATTTACAGGAATAAAGGGTGCATCTTTCTGGGCAGAGTTCTGATGGAGTGTCCGGGCAGTTACTTCTTTTCCCACTCCGCTTGCACCGGTTATCAGTACTGTCGCATTGGTGGATGCAACACGGAGGAGGCGTTTCTGCAGTAGAATCATTGCTTTAGAGCTCCCGTTGAAATACTCATCACCCAGAGTGTTCATACCCTCCTGCATACCCTCCTGCATATCTTCTGAAACAAGAAGATTTTCTTTCAGAGCTAATAATTTATCCAGAAGGATTTCGGGGTCGAAGGGTTTGACAATATAATCGACGGCACCGATTTTCAGGGCATCAACTGCATCATTAACCTGACCGAAGGCAGATATCATTGTCACCGGAAAGGGCTGTTCCTGAGTCTGAAGCCATGCAAGTAATTCCAGCCCCGACATTCCCGGCATTTTAAGATCAAATATTCCCGCATCATATTCATTGTTTTCAATAAATCTTTGAGCAGAAAAGGCATTTTCCGCACTGTCTACGGTGAAACCATCCTGTTCCAGTAATATTTTGAGACTTTCGCGGATGTTTTTTTCATCATCAACAACCAGAATCCTCATGATAGATGCTCCTCTTTCTCCAGCAGAGGGAAGGTTATACGGACTGATGTTCCCATACCGGGGTCGGATTCTATTTTAAGGTCTCCATGGGCGGCACTGACAAAGCTGTGGACGATTGCAAGTCCTATTCCTGATCCTGTGGATTTTGTTGTAAAGAAGGGATCAAAAAGATGCTTCAGATTTTCCGGAGGAATACCCTTGCCCTTATCTTTTACAATGAGGACTACCTGATCATCCTTTGTATCCAGATCTATGCTTATATCAGAATGGTCACTTTCACTTTGAAGGGCATTATTGAGTAGATTTTCCAGTATGGATCTAAAGCGGTCAGGATCAATGTGAACCGGAAATACATCATCTCTGGTACTGTAACTCAAATTATGGCTGTAACGTTTCATAGTTTTACTTACTTCAATGTTTAAGTCGCAACGCTGGGGTTCCCCTTCGGGATGCCTCAGGTAATCACCTACGCGCTCTGTCAGAAGAGAGAGACGATCCACTTCCTCATTGATAATCCGCAGGGATTCTTCGTGGAGCCGGCAGGATGATCTTTTTATTATGGTGGACTGAAGGCGGATGCTGCTTAGAGGGTTTTTTATCTCATGAGTCAGAGTGCGGGCTGCTGTTCCCAGAACCACCAGACGCTCCTGTTCGCCAATCTGTTTTCTGTAGGATATATTTTTCGTATACAAGTGCCAGATAAAGAATACAATAGAGATTATGATGACGGGGATGATGAACTGCAGCAGCTTGAATTTCTGAACTGTTGAATATATCAGGGGATCAATTATTTCCACATAGGTATAGCGAATCATCTGCTCCCTGTATTCTTTACTTTGGGTCTCGATATTCTGTGTATATCCTTGATTATATTTTTCGATGTCCTCCATATTTCTGAAAATAGGGATAAAGGGATTCATCATATCCCTCTGGATGACAATACTCTTTCTTTCCTTGTTGAAAAAAGGCCTTTCAGAAGTAGATTCAATCTTTGGACGGGCAGTGCCATGGATATAGAGAGGATCTCCGTAGTAGTTATAGAATGCAAATCCCAGGATCTGTGCTGTCATCTGATCATCCAGAGATTCTCCGGATGTATACAAATTGTAATAGCGTCCCAGTAATTTTTCATATTCCAGGAGAAGGCTGACCTGTTTATGCTGAATATGGGTTTCAATAATTATGACACCCATAACAGAGAACAGTACAAAAATCAGTATCAGCAGATAGATTAAGAATCTTTTTTCATTCATATTGCTTGTAATTATATGTGTATATAGGGGCTGTGACAAACGCATCAGATTTTTTCACATTATTGTACATTTCGAATCTCCATTACACTGTTAATATCTGCATTAAGCGCCAATTCCATGTCCAGAATTCCTGCAAGATATCTGTATTTACTCAAGAGTAGATCCTGATGAGCTGATAACAGTTTATTCTGTGCATCTTCAACATCCAGGAGCTCGGATGTTCCCTGAGAATAGGCGGCTTCTGTCATTTCATAAGTTTTCTGTGCCAGCTCTACAGAAAGTTCTGATGTCTCTATATTCGTCCATGCTCCCTCGAGAGTCATAATAAGAGATCTAATCTCCTGTTCTGCATTATTCATGGTATTCTCCACCTGAATAGAGGACTTTTCAACATTTCTGCCGGCACTGTTTATTGATGTCCTGTCACTGGAACCGGGAATAAAACCATCTATGGGAACACTCAAGTAAGCAGATATTGTTGCACTGTCTGACCAGGAGGGTTCTTCACTGAGACTTGTTATACCATTATCCCATTTTGCAGATAGAGACAGGGACGGGGCCATTTTTCCTGCTTTTAGCAGTTTTTCCTTATTTTCAAGGATCTCCCTGTTTTTCTGACTGCTCTGCACATCGAGTCTTCCTGTAAGGAAAGTATCCACAAGAACTTGAGCTTCCAGTTCTATCTGCGTCACTGTTAAATCCCCCTGGAGTTCAATTCTTTGGGAAAGATCCATTCCCAGAAGATTCTGAAAGGCCATAAGCTGATTTTCATAGGCTGTTTTGACATCCTGATAGGCTGGTTTTAACAGTTCAACAGAGTTCTGAGCCTGCAGGACATTTAACTCTGAAACCAGGCCGTTCTGAAAGTTAACCAGGGCCTGTTCATAGCGTTTCTGTGCCAGATCAATACTCTTCTGCTTGAGGAGTACATTTTCCTCAGAAGCCAGCAGATACTTGAACTGTTTTCGAATGGATGCTTCCAGACTTTTCTGATTATTCTCATACACAATTGACTGGGCCTCATACCCAAGGGAGGAGGCTTCCATGGAGTAAAAGTTTGTCAGGCCGAGGGGGAGTGAAATCCCTCCGCCAAAACTCATACTCCACGGATCTCCGGATGTCTGCATTGATTCAGTACTGAGAAATTCATCTTTTCGGGATACTCCGGCACTTGCGGAGAAGCTGGGGAGGAAATTATTCCATCTGTTATTTTTTTCCTCTTCACTGTTTTGATAATCCAGAGAAGAGCTTCTCAGGGACAGGTTTTGTGTCATCCCCAATTCAACGGCCTTCTCTTCTGTCAGTGTTAATGGCTCCTCTGCATATATAAATCCTGTTATAGCGATAACGCCAAGAAATCCCAAAATTAACTTTCTCATATTCATACCTTAAATGTTTGATATTTAAGATAGCGCAATTATTGTGCCAAGTGGCGAAATGGGCTTTGTGTGCAGCGAGAGGATGAGATGACGGGGAGACGCTGTGAAAAAAATGCACAGTTTACATGTTTTTCACAGTTCTTTTTCAGGATTTATTAAATGTTCGTTCCTCTCAAGATCTGGCTAAACTTGTAGATAAGCAGAGTCATCAAGTATTCAGCAAAAAATTGTCAGAAAGATGTCGTTGTCAGCATCAGGAATACACAGCTAGAACATCTCAGTAATATGCATCAGACGTTATATTCTATCTGAAAGTGCATTCTTCAACTCTGAATTCTCAATCGTAGTAATATCCAGAGTATCTAGAAATCCAGGATATCTTAAAACAGGATTAACAATATTATCCGGAAGTTTTGATATAATTTCACCAAAAGATCTATGGGCAATAGTCGAAATATCGGCAAGTTTTTTGCGGCTTTCTCCTTGAGGTATTTGTCTCTGAGCAGGATACCCGCAACCAGATTGCACACTGAAGAGACGCTGGATCAAAAAATCAAGATTCACATCACCGGCCCAGCCATAGCCCTGATTAAGGGCTAGAGAAATACAGTTTCCACCATTGATCTGGGTAAACAACCAGGCATCAAGAGGGGTCAGTATATGCCCGCAGAAGACTCCGGGATACTGCATGACCGAGTTTAGGAATCCTTGCCCTGTACCGCATCCCCCTATGACATAATCCACTCTTTTGGAATTCAGAAGCAGACCGGCCATAAATCCAGTATGTATATATTGCAGTTCAGGATTTTCACCCTTAAACTTCATACCGCAATTCACAATGCTGTGATCTGTATTCTCCAAAGCCTGTAGAATATCTTTATTTTTATCTGCAGCACTTGTTTCACTGATAACAGCTATCTTCATCCTTTTTTCTCCATTATGATTTTTTTCAGAGTCATCTCAATATTTTCAGTATTCATTCCGTATTTTGTGAATAGAGGTTCATTGTCTCCGGATTCCAGGAACAGATCCTGAAAACCAAGTCGGGTGACACGGCAGGGATACTCTTCAGCAACCGCAGAACAAACTGCTTCACCTAATCCTCCGATGACACTGTGATTCTCAACAGTCACAATATGCCCGAATTCACGGGCCGCAGCACTCACGGCTGCCTTGTCCAGAGGTTTGACTGTACCCATATGTATTACCTTTACGGACAATCCTTGCTTTTTCAGATTTTCAGCAGCCAAAAGGGCCTTTGGGGTCATCATACCTGTCGAAATAACAACTGCATCTTTCCCATCATGTATGGTTTTCGCCTTTCCGAACTCGAAAATTTCATTTTCTGAGAATATGACAGGAACAGGGCAGCGTACTGTTCTCAGATACACAGGCCCTGGTATTTTCATAGCTGCGATTGTGGCCAAACGGGTTTCCACAGGATCTGCCGGAATT
It contains:
- a CDS encoding sugar phosphate isomerase/epimerase, with amino-acid sequence MKYGLHGLLVRYSNVATDIRIAADAGYDAVELHTDKLDRYLASGFTGKDLNLLLEKHSMKVSCIDIIGDVESQKPEVFGKVMDKAALLIDTAVEIGCPTIQLNAFMELADKSVDENIKLTAANIRKICELGQKKGIRFQYEGAAWTPIHSIEQCRMLVEEVGVDNFGFVVDFWHFWASRGGTPEDIAKLNSNMIYGVHIADGFRPAEGEAWVDETLLRGALPGDGEINIAEWIDAVKSTGYDGYYSGEILCHKLWEADLIDIASDTLSRMKKYF
- a CDS encoding AEC family transporter, producing the protein MDQAASGILKIVIFLLLGVLFRKKSVLNQQSIEGLKKIILYLAIPSILFLSFSRLDFNLSFLPVTAAVFSINFIMFWFGVLIFKSRGSKHRLLPLSLSTMNFALLGIPLYDAVYGIENLHHYTVLGVGNEIFIWFVFYFMFRWFLSSEHAESTEWKSFYKNPVIWGIILGCMAGLFKIDITAGDNFIVSSVSDVIVSASKLTTPLILVFIGFNISLSSKYTFQSLKYVLLRLTSMYFLGYIIKYFVIDHFFEPSKMGNSAYFLLLSLPPVFSLPILADEYLESDELFLLNNVIVLHAVITIVLFSVYSIFVK
- a CDS encoding Gfo/Idh/MocA family protein, with amino-acid sequence MFNEEKRLDRPYRWAMIGGGRGSQIGYIHRSSALRDGLFELVAGAFDINPERAKSFGTAIGVNEDRCYADYKEMLAREAGRDDGVEVVSIATPNKFHYQMCKDSLEAGLHIVCEKPLCFTSAEAEELKKIAEENKRMICVTYGYTGHQMVHQARKMIENGDLGEIRIINMQFAHGWHSEEVEANDPGTKWRVSPEVAGPTYVLGDIGTHSLYMAELMVPDFKIEKLMCSRQSFIKSRAPLEDNAFVLMNLKGGAVANLWASAVNAGGIHEQKIRVVGSKASIEWWDEHPNQLSYEIQGQPKQLLDRGHGYLYSDDACVAADRIGCGHSEGLFESWSNLYNAFGFAMKAADNNDKKALESLEFPGIDAGIDGVKFLENCVESADNGSIWVDFK
- a CDS encoding efflux RND transporter permease subunit yields the protein MNITETVVNRPVAVSIVFALLIGLAAFLVPSIPVEMFPDMEMPSILVMTSYPGAGPEDVEKNVTEMLEQQLSNVSDLKEISSTSSEGSSMIMLEFDFSKDLDLATNDVRDKLELASNMIPDDANSPIIFKMSSDMMPVMTLAVEGSQSQNELRKVAEDTIQPLVERISGVATVSVKGGQQEIVRIDVSQNRLEAYNLTLSRVSSSLAAQNYQLGSGSIEEKGTDFLIRTDAEFSSLEDIENVIISNIAGGPDSSSKVIRLKDVAEVSLAFEDEENRVYINGLTGITLSVQKESDANSIDVSDKIQDEIKSINNALPAGMEVLVLSDSSSSIRSVMNQTYSSLFQGILLAMVVLFFFLRTWSSTLIIALSIPISIFVTILFMYFMGLSLNLMTLTGIILGLGMVVDNSIVILENIFRYRERGTRLKASAILGNREMVKSITASTLTTICVFIPMVLFADNIGMFGQIFKSLSWTIIIAMSVSLIVAITLVPTLSANYLKVRTRTQKPLKNKALKKIDNAFEAGFNALDNGYKKLLAALMNHKKKTLLFIFLLFALTMLQIPKMGMVLTPSMSEDSFTVSMELPTGTALDETEQQVRQLVDNIEYEMAGHYENMVVTIGESGMFGGSVESNKASVEVKLPDYQNQTMTADEMKTMVRTWFNDFPAATLEFTSMRPGMGNSNPVDLVIQSDSLDQAISFSDDLVELMKANLPKVQDLSMDMDKGLPQIELVIDRDRAYSLGVDMYTVANEVSASIQGKTATRYRVDGEELDVQVILREEDKSSIPDLNKIFVVNSSGTRIAVSNVAHLERSTGPVAISRENEQRTIHILGGLNQGYSSTEAQADINALLADQVIVPDGVTISMGGDFKDIAEQGTQMVIILVIALILVFGVMAAQFESLKDPFIIFMTIPLMLIGVVLLYLITGSSFSIMSAVGLVVLVGLVVNNGIVMVDYTKMLLKRGENLVEACVNAAGNRLKPILMTTFTTILGMYPLAFMGGAGTEQVQPIAQTIIGGLLVSSLMTLFVTPLLFALMNRRKYK
- a CDS encoding PG0541 family transporter-associated protein; this encodes MIRLEIIANNTVEQDIKDALGTEVEDLRFSRVGSVHGQGRQVPRQGDGVWPEENFMLIIYCSEENARSYARGIRKVKERFPQEGIKVFAIPFMEIEL
- a CDS encoding efflux RND transporter periplasmic adaptor subunit, producing the protein MNKKKEKKGRITGLVLIILIVVVIGGMGINTLISNAPISENAQKAQIGPRAPKNKIEEETVYTVLTQSIELSSIEDYLKFNGDVIAETTVEIYPDATGKLTKLNVSLGTYVRKGDIIAEVDPSLPGQKYVASPVKSTINGTITDLPYNVGATISSPQVPLATVGDLSSLQIQSFISEKDMASVALGQKALISFEPYENEFFEASITEISPVLDRNSRTLEIKLNLDKTDKRIKSGMFGSAYLITAKYTNALVIPSNSIQNSEDGKYVYVISQDMKAEMKIIETGLSIDGRTIVLSGISEGEQLVTLGQTMLQPGSAVKVNS